A DNA window from Coffea arabica cultivar ET-39 chromosome 6c, Coffea Arabica ET-39 HiFi, whole genome shotgun sequence contains the following coding sequences:
- the LOC113693103 gene encoding mitochondrial fission 1 protein A-like, which yields MISQWLDSVTSFFNPGQHLPKCNRDIILGCEKEVAEVENSGTDEQKSESIMRLSWALVHSTQLEDVQRGIAMLEASLSGTNSPSQKSEKLYLLSVGCYRSGEYSRSLQLVEKCLEIKPDWRQALYLEKTVIEQITKDGVIGVGISVTTVGLIAGGIITALASRKS from the exons ATGATTTCGCAATGGTTGGATTCTGTCACCTCCTTTTTCAACCCTGGACAGCACCTTCCCAAGTGCAATCGGGACATTATCCTT GGCTGTGAGAAAGAAGTGGCAGAGGTAGAAAATAGTGGTACTGATGAACAAAAGAGTGAAAGCATTATGCGATTGTCATGGGCTCTTGTTCATTCTACACAGTTGGAAGATGTGCAGCGAGGGATTGCTATGCTCGAAG CCTCTCTCTCTGGAACCAATAGTCCATCTCAGAAGAGTGAAAAGCTTTACCTTCTATCTGTTGGTTGTTATAGAAGTGGTGAGTATTCAAGGAGCCTGCAGCTTGTAGAGAAATGTTTGGAG ATTAAACCTGATTGGAGGCAGGCTTTGTACCTTGAGAAGACAGTCATAGAACAAATTACAAAAG ATGGTGTCATTGGAGTTGGCATTTCAGTTACTACTGTGGGACTTATAGCTGGTGGAATTATAACTGCATTAGCTAGCAGAAAATCGTGA
- the LOC113692502 gene encoding uncharacterized protein, which yields MLKAAQSPLSDHQIQRPKSGRKPLQPKNSPATPVVITPHQKPKQNAATDRIEVSVLDNDSNKENVNPLFATPVKNEEFRIEQFDSSLAEELSAIREKLERLRIEKEKTEKMLSERDLVLDLQMNELHKRGEAQKMLEIEVDRLYRLKQLKLSCMGISPIRSLRNKAKEKGEGTKTDYRDEVNQEESL from the exons ATGTTGAAGGCTGCCCAATCTCCATTATCCGACCACCAGATCCAACGGCCGAAAAGTGGCCGGAAGCCACTGCAGCCAAAGAATTCTCCGGCCACTCCTGTTGTCATCACACCCCACCAAAAACCGAAGCAAAATGCTGCAActgatcggattgaggtgtcAGTGTTGGATAATGACTCGAACAAGGAGAATGTGAATCCCCTTTTTGCCACCCCGGTGAAGAATGAAGAGTTCAGGATCGAACAATTCGATTCGTCCCTGGCTGAGGAGCTGAGTGCCATTCGCGAGAAGCTCGAGAGGTTGAGGATAGAGAAGGAGAAGACGGAGAAGATGCTCAGTGAGAGGGATTTGGTTCTTGATTTGCAGATGAATGAGTTGCACAAGAGAGGCGAAGCTCAGAAGATGCTCGAAATCGAGGTTGATAGGCTGTATCGATTGAAGCAGCTCAAGTTATCTTGCATG GGCATTTCGCCAATCCGATCGCTGAGAAATAAGGCAAAAGAAAAGGGCGAG GGAACGAAAACTGATTACAGGGATGAAGTTAACCAGGAGGAAAGCCTGTGA
- the LOC113692211 gene encoding uncharacterized protein — MAESYDKQAKQYSESRPTYPEKLFQFIASKTPCHDLAWDVGTGSGQAARTLAGIYKNVVATDTSPKQLEFALKLPNITYQCTPPEMSISELEQTVSAESSVDLVTSAAAMHWFDLPNFYQQVKWILKEPDGVIAAWSYTKAEINASAANALLQKLYDDSDPYIDPRARFFLHDKYRTIDFPFQPVDGLDHTGPFEFKMEWLMDLDDCFAFIKSWAHYQAAKDTGVELLHDDFVQGFTRAWHEDGNPKKIATFRINLRIGKVGNGSK, encoded by the exons ATGGCAGAATCGTATGATAAGCAGGCCAAGCAGTATTCAGAAAGCAGGCCAACTTACCCAGAGAAACTGTTCCAGTTCATAGCATCCAAGACACCGTGCCATGACCTTGCTTGGGATGTAGGCACGGGCAGTGGCCAGGCTGCGAGAACT TTGGCTGGGATATACAAGAACGTGGTAGCCACAGACACGAGCCCAAAGCAACTGGAATTTGCACTCAAGCTTCCCAACATTACATATCAATGCACCCCTCCTGAGATGTCTATTTCCGAGCTTGAGCAAACGGTGTCAGCAGAATCAAGTGTTGATTTAGTGACAAGTGCTGCAGCTATGCATTGGTTTGATCTTCCAAACTTCTACCAGCAAGTGAAGTGGATACTAAAAGAGCCTGACGGTGTAATTGCAGCATGGTCCTATACTAAGGCAGAGATCAACGCTAGCGCCGCTAATGCTCTTCTCCAGAAACTGTATGATGATAGTGATCCTTACATAGATCCACGAGCCAGATTTTTCCTACACGACAAGTACAGAACCATTGACTTCCCCTTTCAGCCAGTCGATGGACTCGACCACACTGGACCATTCGAATTCAAAATGGAATGGTTGATGGATTTAGATGACTGTTTCGCATTCATAAAGTCATGGGCACATTACCAAGCTGCAAAAGATACCGGAGTTGAACTCTTGCATGATGATTTTGTTCAAGGCTTCACTCGTGCTTGGCATGAAGATGGCAATCCCAAAAAGATTGCTACTTTTCGTATTAACCTAAGGATTGGAAAAGTTGGGAACGGGAGCAAGTGA